A section of the Pseudomonadota bacterium genome encodes:
- a CDS encoding HdeD family acid-resistance protein: protein MTDTLARNWWAMGLRGLCALLFGAAIFVWPGISLFALVLMFGVYTLLDGVCTMVSTMRSDKREKRWWLFLLQGIAGIIVGIMAFIWPGITALALLYIIAAWAIVTGIFEVVAAVQLRKEIEGEWLLGLSGIASVVFGALLVGFPGAGALAVLWIIGAYSILFGILLMILAFRLRQRNGHRSHEVSAEGYE from the coding sequence ATGACAGATACACTGGCACGCAATTGGTGGGCTATGGGCCTGCGAGGTCTTTGCGCGCTGCTCTTCGGTGCGGCCATTTTCGTCTGGCCGGGGATATCTTTGTTTGCTTTGGTGCTCATGTTCGGCGTTTATACGCTGCTTGACGGAGTGTGCACGATGGTCTCAACGATGCGCTCGGACAAACGCGAGAAGCGCTGGTGGCTGTTTCTCTTGCAGGGGATCGCCGGGATCATCGTCGGGATAATGGCGTTCATCTGGCCCGGGATCACGGCTTTAGCGCTGCTGTATATCATTGCAGCCTGGGCCATCGTCACCGGTATCTTCGAGGTCGTCGCCGCCGTGCAGTTGCGTAAGGAAATCGAAGGGGAATGGCTGCTTGGATTGAGCGGTATCGCGTCGGTGGTATTCGGGGCGCTCCTCGTGGGGTTCCCGGGCGCCGGCGCGCTCGCCGTTTTATGGATTATCGGGGCCTATTCGATCCTTTTCGGGATCTTGTTGATGATCCTGGCCTTTAGACTACGTCAACGAAACGGACACCGCTCGCACGAGGTCAGTGCAGAGGGGTATGAATAG
- a CDS encoding trehalose-6-phosphate synthase, with translation MDRLVIVSNRVAVPRTGRKVPGGLAVGIMAALNESGGLWFGWSGEVADDVPVRVHTLEQDGISFATLPLSTHDYRGYYRGYANRVLWPLFHLQMHRVDFQRQDLSAYERVNKQFAKKLVSLLDAEDIIWVHDYHFIRMASELRRFGVSQPIGFFLHTPFPPYDVLRTLPGHEDLLRCLCAYDLLGFQTELDLKAFLHAAEDGIGATIHPDGAVSLRGARAYTGVFPIGIDVDEVMSQAARGRNALYGRRLLRSLVSRRLITGVDRLDYSKGLVERFRAYGRLLERYSDYHKHVVFMQIAEPSRADVPEYQALRRTLEALAGEINGRYSDYDWVPLRYINKGFARSTVLGFLALSRVGLVTSLRDGMNLVAKEFIAAQDPGDPGALVLSKLAGAARELKDAILVNPYEIDDVAEGIARAIEMPMSERRRRWENSMDVLRKQDITAWRRGFINMLRDCAAGKAKLPWQKQRLPAEPRSSQKLTTGQEAQVLSIL, from the coding sequence TTGGACCGTTTGGTGATCGTGTCCAACCGCGTGGCTGTGCCCCGAACCGGGCGTAAGGTGCCGGGCGGCCTTGCGGTCGGCATCATGGCGGCTTTGAACGAATCAGGCGGGCTATGGTTTGGCTGGAGCGGCGAGGTCGCAGACGATGTCCCCGTCAGGGTCCACACCCTGGAGCAGGATGGGATCTCGTTTGCGACTTTGCCGTTATCGACCCACGATTATCGCGGGTACTACAGAGGGTATGCCAACCGCGTGCTTTGGCCTTTATTTCACCTCCAGATGCACCGGGTCGACTTCCAGCGCCAAGACCTATCAGCCTATGAGCGCGTCAATAAGCAGTTCGCCAAGAAGCTGGTCTCACTCCTCGACGCCGAAGACATCATTTGGGTGCATGACTATCATTTTATCCGCATGGCCTCGGAGCTGCGGCGATTTGGGGTTTCCCAACCCATCGGGTTTTTTCTCCATACCCCATTCCCACCCTATGACGTCCTGCGGACACTGCCTGGGCACGAGGATTTGTTGCGCTGTCTCTGCGCCTACGATCTGCTCGGGTTTCAAACGGAGCTAGACCTGAAGGCGTTCCTACACGCGGCCGAAGATGGGATCGGGGCCACGATTCATCCGGACGGCGCGGTGTCGCTGCGCGGGGCACGCGCCTACACAGGTGTGTTTCCCATCGGTATCGACGTCGATGAGGTGATGAGCCAAGCGGCGAGAGGGCGCAATGCTCTCTATGGCCGGCGCTTGCTCAGGAGCTTGGTCAGCCGCAGGCTGATCACAGGAGTCGACCGCCTCGATTACTCCAAGGGGCTGGTGGAGCGCTTTCGCGCTTATGGACGCCTGTTAGAGCGCTATTCCGATTACCACAAACACGTCGTATTTATGCAGATCGCCGAGCCCTCGCGAGCCGACGTGCCTGAATACCAGGCGCTCCGGCGTACTCTGGAGGCCTTGGCAGGAGAGATAAACGGCCGCTACTCGGATTACGACTGGGTCCCATTGCGTTACATCAATAAGGGATTTGCCCGCTCCACCGTTCTTGGGTTTCTTGCCTTAAGCAGGGTCGGCTTAGTCACCTCGCTGCGGGACGGCATGAACTTGGTGGCGAAAGAATTCATCGCGGCACAAGACCCCGGAGATCCCGGAGCGCTGGTGTTATCCAAGCTCGCAGGGGCTGCGCGTGAACTGAAGGACGCGATACTGGTGAATCCCTACGAAATCGATGATGTGGCGGAGGGGATCGCTAGGGCTATCGAGATGCCAATGAGCGAGCGCAGGCGACGCTGGGAAAACTCCATGGACGTGCTGAGGAAACAAGACATCACGGCGTGGCGTCGGGGTTTTATCAACATGCTTAGAGACTGCGCCGCCGGCAAGGCGAAGCTACCATGGCAGAAGCAGAGGTTGCCCGCAGAGCCTCGATCCTCGCAAAAATTGACTACGGGCCAGGAAGCTCAAGTGCTTTCGATACTCTGA
- a CDS encoding sigma-54 dependent transcriptional regulator, which translates to MPHALIVDDDLDALAGLAELVGRQGFTTDTASSLGEARDKMAGRRPDVVLLDLVLPDGNGMDLFQDIESRTTEVVLITGRASLETAVEALRLGAADYLTKPVNLKHLKNVLSRVVARPADLKAEVDELRGDLRSLGRFGRLIGVSLAMQKIYDQIARVAPTAATVLITGESGTGKELVAHTVHGLSRRRKEAFLPVNCGAVQPQLIESELFGHEKGSFTGATREHKGYFEQADGGTLFLDEVTEMPSELQVKLLRVLETGTFMRVGADKQIETDVRLIAATNRSPEEAVAEGKLREDLLYRLQVFPLQMPPLRERGDDIDLLANYFLGEMNRMESTHKTFSPEALEQLSRYPWPGNIRELKNAIHRTFIMADDVIDVHSLPQDLGAPCAASGKSLNVHVGKSLKETERALILATLQHCGGSKQETARMLAISLKTLYNRLKDYGVE; encoded by the coding sequence ATGCCCCATGCATTGATAGTCGATGACGACCTGGACGCGCTCGCAGGCCTCGCGGAGCTCGTCGGTCGGCAGGGGTTTACCACCGACACGGCGAGCAGCTTGGGGGAGGCGCGCGACAAGATGGCCGGGAGGCGTCCCGATGTTGTGCTGCTCGATCTCGTGCTGCCGGACGGCAACGGGATGGACCTCTTTCAGGACATCGAATCCCGCACGACTGAGGTGGTCCTGATTACGGGCCGTGCGAGCCTCGAGACGGCCGTCGAGGCCCTGCGGCTCGGAGCCGCCGATTACCTGACCAAACCTGTCAACCTCAAGCATCTGAAAAACGTCTTGTCCCGGGTCGTCGCCCGCCCCGCCGATCTCAAGGCAGAGGTCGACGAGTTGCGAGGTGATCTCCGCAGCCTCGGCCGCTTTGGCCGTTTGATCGGCGTATCGCTGGCGATGCAAAAGATCTACGACCAGATCGCCCGTGTAGCGCCCACGGCCGCGACCGTTCTCATCACGGGGGAGAGCGGCACCGGCAAGGAACTCGTCGCGCACACGGTCCACGGCCTGAGCCGCCGCAGGAAAGAGGCGTTCCTGCCGGTCAATTGCGGCGCAGTACAGCCGCAGCTAATCGAAAGCGAGCTGTTCGGTCATGAAAAGGGCAGCTTTACCGGGGCGACCCGCGAGCACAAGGGCTACTTCGAGCAGGCCGACGGCGGCACCCTGTTCCTCGATGAGGTCACGGAGATGCCGTCCGAGCTCCAGGTCAAGCTGTTAAGAGTCCTCGAGACCGGTACGTTCATGCGTGTAGGTGCCGACAAGCAGATCGAGACCGACGTGCGCTTGATCGCCGCGACGAACCGCAGTCCCGAAGAAGCCGTAGCCGAGGGCAAGCTGCGCGAAGACCTGCTCTACCGCCTGCAAGTCTTTCCCCTCCAAATGCCGCCGCTGCGCGAGCGCGGTGACGATATCGATTTGCTCGCGAACTATTTCCTGGGCGAGATGAACCGCATGGAGTCGACCCACAAGACCTTTAGCCCGGAGGCCTTGGAGCAGCTTAGTCGTTATCCCTGGCCGGGGAATATCCGCGAGCTGAAAAACGCCATCCATCGGACCTTCATCATGGCGGACGATGTGATCGATGTGCATTCCCTGCCTCAGGATCTCGGAGCACCGTGCGCTGCGTCCGGCAAATCCCTAAACGTTCATGTGGGCAAGAGCCTCAAGGAGACCGAGAGGGCGCTGATCCTCGCCACTCTCCAGCACTGCGGCGGCAGTAAGCAGGAGACCGCGAGGATGCTCGCTATCAGCTTGAAGACCCTGTACAACCGCCTGAAGGACTACGGGGTCGAATAA